The window GCGTACCGCTTTCCGCGTCGATCCGATGCCATTCGATACGCCGGAACACCGGCGACGCGCCGCACTCCGTGGGCATACCGATCGGTTGCTCACAGACCGACGCGCCGTCGAGCCAGCCCGCTTCGCGGGGCTCGTCGAGCGCGCGATACGCGGGCGTACAGCCATGTTCCTGCACGACGAACAGACTGCCGTCGCAGGGCCAGCCGGACAGAATGGCGGCCGGATTGAAATGCCCGTCGAGAATCCACAACTCACCCGGCCGAACCGACTCCACCAGTTGCGCGGCAAAAGCCCGCTCGTGGACAAAGCCGCGTTCGTAGGGCAACAGATCGACGATCAGCGCAAGATCCGGGTCATAGACCGGCAGCACGCAAGGACCGTCCACCGCGCCCGGCTGAGTATCGGCCGGAGCGATTACGTGGACGCAGCCCGCCGGTCCCGGCATGCAGCGCATTCCGGCCGACATCGAAACACCATCCAGCACGCGCACCCGCAAATCGCCGGGCGATTGCGACCGTTTCTCCGTGCGCCGATGCGCGACCGGCAGCAATAGTCCCGCGCTGTCGCGCACCAGAGAACGGCCCCATTGCTGGCGTACGCGACTCATGCGGTCATGCAACGCGGTCAATTGCGCGGCGGTTTCTTCGGGCGCTTCGGGGAACGTTTCGCGCGTGCGGTGCTGGCGCGCGGCGATCTGCGTCATCGCCTGTACGGTCATGGAAAGCAGCAATTCGCGCAGCGGTTCGCCATCGCTGTCCGGCTCGTCTTTGCCGAGCGGATCGTCCAGCGACTCCGCGTGCAGCGCCCACTGCATTACCAGCCGCGCCATTACCGCCATCGGGCTATGCTCGACAAAGCGTTCCATGACTGTGCGTATCAAAGGCCACCTCGTTATCGTTTTGACAGACCGTGTCCAGCGTTCAGGTTTGCGTCGCTTGCGGAACGAGACTCACGGTCTTCGCCGTTCACGCGCAATCCGTGCCGCTCCTGTCGAACCGCTTGACGAACTTTTTCCGACGTTGGACCATCGAATGTGACGAGAAAGGGGCAGGCTGTCGCAACGTCGCGTCAGCTCCCCCGACGGCATCCACAAGGACCCGCCATGTTTGTCGACCCGCGCGTAGCGCACGGCCGAGCCAGATACGATCTGAACCGATCCCCGCGCCTGTTCGCCGAAGAACGCCGCTGGGAGATTAGCGACGTCGTCACGACCAGCCTCGACAACTTCACGGGCCTGCGCAACCGGCGCAATCTGCTCCGGCTGCTCGAACGCCAGGTCGCGCCGAAACTCGCGCGGCTTGGACTCGAACCCTACGTCGGCGCGCTCGGACAAACCGAAGGCCTGTTCGTCAACTTCTCGACCATGAGCGCCGAACACGGGCTGCGTGAATTCCAGTTGCAATTGAGCGTGCCGGATCTGGTGTTGCGCAGTTTTGCGTCGAGCACGATCCGCCCGCATGCGGTCGCACGCTGCATGCAGCGCAACGGCGTTACGTCGCTCGCGGAGATCGAAGCGGAAACCAGCGCCGCGTTCGTGCTGGCCCGCGTGATCCGTCCGCTCGCGCTGGCCGAAAACTGGCGGCAGGTCGGCGTGCCGACGGCCGCGGGTCTGTTCGTCGGCGCGTTGAACGACAGCAACGACATCGGCCTGAACACCTATATCCGCCCCGCAACGAGCGACCGCGACTCCCGCTGGGATCGTTTTGCCGCGCTGTTCGCCACGATGCCGCCGTGGCGGGCCGAGCAGATTCGGCAGGGTAGCGATCTGTTGCAATGGATGGTCAACCATATCGTGGCCTTGCAAAAATCCGCCTCGTTCGTCGAGCGTTGTCCATTTCTGCTTGAGCCTTATCGCCACGTTGCCGATCCCCTCAGTGCCAGTTGGGATGCCGCGCGCGCCGACGGCGGCGGCGATGCGGCAGCCTCGTGAGCGCCGCGGCTCGATGCCGAAAAATGCGGCCTTCTTAAACTAGGTCGAAGCGAGCCGCGCTAACCCGCAGATTTTCTTTTTAAGCGTCGATGAAGATCGGTCGCGCCCACGAGCGTGCCGACGCGTGCGTGTCGTGGTTACGCAGGCTATGAGAAATGAATAGATCTGTAGCGCATAAAAAAGCGGGCGCGATGGCCCGCTTCTACGTTCTACGGCGCGGGTTCAGCCCAAGCTCAGCTCAACAGAACCAGATTCCCCGGCAAGCGCGTGATGCGCGCCCCGTACAGGCGCCCAAGCAGATCGATCACATCGTCGAGCCGCGTAATCGGGAATTGCGCCTGCATCCGGTTCTGCCCCAACGCCGGATTTCTGAGAATAATTTTGCCCGGGCGGTAGCGATTGATTTCGTCGACGACCTCGGCGAGCGGCACGCCGTTAAACACCAGCACACCGCGCCGCCACGCCACGAAGCCACTCGGATCGACGCGCGAAACCGGCTCGACCTTGCGGTCGTCGTAGACCACCTGGTCGTTGGCGCGCAACGTAAGCCGCGCGCTGGGATGGTCGAGCGCGAGCGAACCCGACAGACAGGTCACGCAGACCGAGCCGCCGCCGCGACGCACATTGAAGCGCGCGGTGACGGCCTGCATGCGCCCTTTCCCGGCGACGACAGTGACCTGCCGCAACAGCGCGTCGCCCAGCGCCGTCGACGCCTTCGCGTCGATCTCCGCTTCGCCCGCCAGCAGATCGATCCCGCGCGTGGCGGCCTGGACCGGCAGCACGTCGAGCCGCGTCTGCGTATTCATTTCGACCACGACGCGATCCGACAGCACCACGCTACGTTGTTCGCCGGTGCCGGTGCGATAGTCGGCGGCGAGGTCGGTGAGCGACGGCCACAGTTCCAGCGGCGGACGCAACGCGAGCCACGAGGCCCCCGCCGCCACCGCAAAGCCGACGAACGCGCGACGCCCCGTGCGCACCGTTTTATCGCGGCGCGCTTCGGCTAGCCATTCATCGTTGGCGGCCGCCGGGCTTTCATCGGCCAGCTCGGCGGCCGCCGTACGCAGCAGGTTCCACGTATCGCGCAGCAATGCCGCAGTCTGCGGATGCTCGGCGCTCCAGCGCTGGAAGGACTCCGTTTCGGCACGGCTCATGCTGCCCGAACGCAGGCGCACGAGCCACGCCTGGGCTTCCTCCAGGGCGTGGTCCGCGGTAACGGCCTCAGCTTTCCTCATCGTCGGGATGTTCAAAATTTACGTGGCCCACTGCGTGAATCCGTGTACGGGTCGCCAGCTTCCTGCATACGCTGAAGACAATACTTCATTGCCGCACTCAATTCACTCTCTACCAGCCTCAGGGAAATCCCGAAACGTTCGGCGATTTCGCGATTCAACTGGCCATCCACCCGCGCGGCCAGCAGGATGGCCCGACGCCTGGGCGTCAGGCCGCGCAACACGTCTTTCAGGCTATCGATCTTGCGGCGCGCCGTCAGAATCCGCTCGGGATCGGCCAGTTCGTCGGGCACGCCGAGCAGCACGTCGACGTCGTCCTCATGCGCATGACGGCGCTCGTGGCGATGCTGGTCGATCGCGACGTTGCTCGCCATGCCGAGAATATACGCGTCGGCATTGGCGACCTGGGTGGACACATTCGCCTTGTCCAGACGCAGCCAGGTTTCATGCAATGCGTCGGTCGCCCCTTCTTTCGATCCTGTGATGCGCTCCAGCCGCCTGACGAGGTACGCGTAGCGCGTGGCCAGGATCTGTTTGAGTTGGGTGCGGCTCGTGTCTGGCATAAGCGCCTAGTTCCGACCGTCTGTTGTTGCTGTTGTCGTCGGGCAATGCAGATGCACACCGTTGCCGGTGGGCCGCAGCAGAATCGTGACGGGCTCGGGCAAGCTGCCCGGCGGCGGCGAATCGAGTCTCAGCGAACGCAGCGCGCGCACGATGGCCGCGTCACGCGAAGCCTGTCCACTTGAAGCGACCATATTCACCGCCACCACTGCCCCCTTATCGTCGATACGCAACTGTGCCGCCAGCCGGTAGCCACCCGGCATGGCGGCAGGCAGCGCGCACAGGACCTGGGTCATGCGCGCCTGCAACTGCGCGGCGTACGCTTGCGCGTCGGCGTCGTCACCGAGTCCGTCGACCGGTAATGCCGGGTTCGCCGGCGCCTCCGCCGCGACCGGCGACGCCTCCGGCGCAACAGGCTGCGCGACGATGATCGCCTCGTCCGTACCGGTGAACTCGGCCTTCAATCCGGTTCCCGCGAGCACCCTCTCAAGTGCTTCGCGCGGCGAATAATCGCCCTCAACCGGCGCGCTCGTATGACCGTCGAGCAGCGGCGCGGGCGCCAGCACGATCAGCTCGGTGGTCCGCGCAAAAGCCTGCAAGGCCTGCGCGAGCGGCTGGGCGGGCAGCTCGAAATGCGCCGCACGGCCGGACGGACGGCTGGCCTCTCCCGCGTCCTGGGCCTTGGCGCAACGCATGACGAACGCCAGCAACAGCAGACATGCAGTCAACGCCAGGACACCGGTCGGCGCCCGTGAACGTGTCATCTATCAATGCCGGAAATGTTTTGCACAGGACTTCGGCGCAGCGGCCCAGAGCCGCCCCGAAGCAAGCGAACATCGCATCGTAGGGAATCACTGTGACACTTAGGTGAATCCGCATAAGGGTGCGGTTTGGATCGACGTGCCATGCGTGCGGGTCCGGAGTCGGACCCGGCGATTTCAGGGGCGTCGCACGACGAAGTTGCCGATGCCCGTGCCGACCACGAGTAATCGCACGCCCTCCGACGAGAGCGTGATCGTCACCGGGACGCCGATGCTTTCATCGCCGAACACGACGCGCGATACCGGCTCGTTGCTGCCGGTGTAGCGGACCGACACGCCGGTCACTTCGGTCGACCAGCGATGCGGGCCGAACAGGTCGTCCGCGACGGGTTTCCAGGCGCCGTCTTCGGTGCGCCGATAGAACCTGTAGCCGCCCGCGATGGGTTGCCACGCCATCGGCGACGAGCGGACCTGCGCTTCGTCGCCGGCGGATTCGAGCAGGCTCGCGAGGCGCTGCGCTTCTTCGGCGAGATGGGTGCGGCGGTTTCGCGAAGGCGCCAGCGTAACGACCGCGACCAGCAGGCCGACGATCAACAGCACCACCATCATTTCGAGCAACGTGAAGCCGCGCTGCGTGTGACGAGCCGGGCGCGTGAGCCGTGTAGCAGCGAGAGGCCGCGCAATGTGGCCAGATTCGATCCGCCGTTGCATTCGCATCGCTCACTGCACCATGTTGTTCAACTCGATGATCGGCATCATCACCGCCAGCACGATCACCAGCACGACACCACCCATCGCGAGAATCAGCAGCGGTTCGAGCAAGCTGGTCAGAAACATCGTGCGCCATTCGAGTTCGCGCGACTCGCCGTCGGACGCGCGGTCGAGCATCGTGGTCACGTCGCCGGTCGCTTCGCCCGAGCGGATCAGATGCACCAGCACCGGCGGAAACGTCTTCGTATTGCCGAGCGCGCGCGACAGCGACGTGCCTTCCCTCACGCGCACGATCGCGTCCTGGATATTGGCGAGCATCGCGCGATTGCTGAGCGTTTCGCCGGCCGCCTGCAAGGCTCGCAGAATCGGCACGCCGGCTGCGGTGAGAATACCCAGCGTGCTGGCGAAACGCACCGTGTTGTAGCCGCGCACGATCCGTCCTGCGAGCGGCGCGGTGAGCAGCCAACGGTCGAACGACAGACGCGGTCCTGGCCGCGCAAGCACACCGCGCACGATCCACACGAGCACGCCGACCGCGATGAGCGTCGCCCACCACCAATGCCGCACGTAGTCCGACAGCGCCAGCATCGCCACCGTCAGAAACGGCAGCGCCTGCTTCGTGCTGGTGAACACGTTCGCCACTTGCGGCACCACGTAACTCAGCAGGAACGTGACGATGCCGAACGCGATCAACGTGACGACGGCCGGATAGGTAAACGCGAGCAGGATCTTCTGCTTGAGCGCGTTGCTTTGCTCGATGTAGTCCGCGAGACGCGACAGCACGATGCCGAGCTTGCCGGTATGTTCACCCGCCGCGACCAGCGCGCGATAGATGTCCGGAAAA is drawn from Burkholderia sp. 9120 and contains these coding sequences:
- a CDS encoding type II toxin-antitoxin system Phd/YefM family antitoxin, which translates into the protein MIRTVMERFVEHSPMAVMARLVMQWALHAESLDDPLGKDEPDSDGEPLRELLLSMTVQAMTQIAARQHRTRETFPEAPEETAAQLTALHDRMSRVRQQWGRSLVRDSAGLLLPVAHRRTEKRSQSPGDLRVRVLDGVSMSAGMRCMPGPAGCVHVIAPADTQPGAVDGPCVLPVYDPDLALIVDLLPYERGFVHERAFAAQLVESVRPGELWILDGHFNPAAILSGWPCDGSLFVVQEHGCTPAYRALDEPREAGWLDGASVCEQPIGMPTECGASPVFRRIEWHRIDAESGTPQRVAILTNAPATTLDASQIVQLATRAWRDTLPLPLDAVCDGAAFGVIASRATPLAAGIVALAYNVFSAMIGVVKNALDLDERDSERLPLHMASGIEGAYGGMMIALPPDNWRRYDRLPDAALRDIARHLAVHVDPRSMRRKRRDHKVSAKSQARLLATTLEHLLREDAELAAAGFSRLRTIAMATRDFSSNPSRALRHASDALVMVTKYNRPVALLVSIDDWNRLIGQVRETNFDRLSIDYASLVPMNGETVVSDLH
- a CDS encoding FecR domain-containing protein, whose protein sequence is MRKAEAVTADHALEEAQAWLVRLRSGSMSRAETESFQRWSAEHPQTAALLRDTWNLLRTAAAELADESPAAANDEWLAEARRDKTVRTGRRAFVGFAVAAGASWLALRPPLELWPSLTDLAADYRTGTGEQRSVVLSDRVVVEMNTQTRLDVLPVQAATRGIDLLAGEAEIDAKASTALGDALLRQVTVVAGKGRMQAVTARFNVRRGGGSVCVTCLSGSLALDHPSARLTLRANDQVVYDDRKVEPVSRVDPSGFVAWRRGVLVFNGVPLAEVVDEINRYRPGKIILRNPALGQNRMQAQFPITRLDDVIDLLGRLYGARITRLPGNLVLLS
- a CDS encoding RNA polymerase sigma factor — encoded protein: MPDTSRTQLKQILATRYAYLVRRLERITGSKEGATDALHETWLRLDKANVSTQVANADAYILGMASNVAIDQHRHERRHAHEDDVDVLLGVPDELADPERILTARRKIDSLKDVLRGLTPRRRAILLAARVDGQLNREIAERFGISLRLVESELSAAMKYCLQRMQEAGDPYTDSRSGPRKF
- a CDS encoding secretin and TonB N-terminal domain-containing protein, translated to MTRSRAPTGVLALTACLLLLAFVMRCAKAQDAGEASRPSGRAAHFELPAQPLAQALQAFARTTELIVLAPAPLLDGHTSAPVEGDYSPREALERVLAGTGLKAEFTGTDEAIIVAQPVAPEASPVAAEAPANPALPVDGLGDDADAQAYAAQLQARMTQVLCALPAAMPGGYRLAAQLRIDDKGAVVAVNMVASSGQASRDAAIVRALRSLRLDSPPPGSLPEPVTILLRPTGNGVHLHCPTTTATTDGRN
- the gspH gene encoding type II secretion system minor pseudopilin GspH, with the translated sequence MQRRIESGHIARPLAATRLTRPARHTQRGFTLLEMMVVLLIVGLLVAVVTLAPSRNRRTHLAEEAQRLASLLESAGDEAQVRSSPMAWQPIAGGYRFYRRTEDGAWKPVADDLFGPHRWSTEVTGVSVRYTGSNEPVSRVVFGDESIGVPVTITLSSEGVRLLVVGTGIGNFVVRRP
- the gspF gene encoding type II secretion system inner membrane protein GspF — encoded protein: MSAFRYEAINLAGKTLKGVLEADSARAGRTQLRGLGLTPLVVELATSRLQGERSRRLGAGRKLSQREQAILTRQLASLLIAGLPLNETLSVLSEQAERDYIRELMASIRGEVIGGHSFANALEQHPRDFPDIYRALVAAGEHTGKLGIVLSRLADYIEQSNALKQKILLAFTYPAVVTLIAFGIVTFLLSYVVPQVANVFTSTKQALPFLTVAMLALSDYVRHWWWATLIAVGVLVWIVRGVLARPGPRLSFDRWLLTAPLAGRIVRGYNTVRFASTLGILTAAGVPILRALQAAGETLSNRAMLANIQDAIVRVREGTSLSRALGNTKTFPPVLVHLIRSGEATGDVTTMLDRASDGESRELEWRTMFLTSLLEPLLILAMGGVVLVIVLAVMMPIIELNNMVQ